Proteins encoded together in one Bacteroides ovatus window:
- a CDS encoding bifunctional metallophosphatase/5'-nucleotidase, with translation MKRIGFIYGLLFCLVLSVAAQEKVVKLKIVETSDVHGNYYPYNFITRHEWKGSLARIYSFVQKEREQYKENLILLDNGDILQGQPTAYYYNYIDTVSPHLCSEMMNFMKYDAGNMGNHDVETGRAVFDRWIATCDFPVLGANIIDTSTGKPHLAPYKVLERDGVKIVVLGMITPAIPAWLSENLWKGLRFDDMEETARKWMKIIREKENPDLVIGLFHAGQEAFKMSGKYNENASLNVAKNVPGFDIVLMGHDHARECKKVMNVAGDSVLIIDPASNGIVLSNVDVTLKLKDGKVQSKDVKGELTETEAYGISEDFMKRFAPQYETVQKFVSKKIGTFTESISTHPAFFGPSAFIDLIHTLQLDITGADISFAAPLSFDAEIKKGDVFVSDMFNLYKYENMLYVMTLSGKEIKDFLEMSYYMWTNQMKSPEDHLLWFKKKPREGAEDRASFQNFSFNFDSASGIIYTVDVTKPKGEKITITSMADGSPFRMDKIYKVALNSYRGNGGGELLTKGSGIPQEDLKDRIIFSTDKDLRFYLMNYIEKKGTMNPKALNQWKFVPEKWTVPAAQRDSVYLFRSVQ, from the coding sequence ATGAAACGAATAGGATTTATTTATGGCTTGCTTTTCTGTCTCGTACTGTCTGTTGCGGCGCAGGAAAAGGTGGTGAAGCTGAAGATTGTGGAAACGAGTGACGTACATGGTAATTATTATCCTTACAATTTTATAACCCGCCACGAGTGGAAGGGTAGTCTGGCACGTATTTATTCTTTCGTGCAGAAAGAGCGTGAACAGTATAAAGAGAATCTGATATTGCTGGATAATGGTGATATTTTACAGGGACAGCCTACTGCCTATTACTATAATTATATAGATACGGTGTCTCCTCATCTTTGTTCGGAAATGATGAATTTCATGAAATATGATGCCGGTAATATGGGGAACCATGATGTGGAAACGGGACGTGCTGTGTTCGACCGTTGGATAGCCACTTGTGACTTCCCTGTGTTGGGTGCCAACATCATTGATACGTCTACGGGAAAACCCCATCTGGCTCCTTATAAGGTGTTGGAACGTGATGGCGTGAAGATTGTGGTATTGGGTATGATTACTCCTGCCATCCCTGCATGGCTTTCTGAAAATCTGTGGAAAGGCTTGCGTTTCGATGATATGGAAGAGACGGCACGCAAATGGATGAAGATTATCCGTGAAAAAGAGAATCCGGATTTGGTGATCGGATTGTTTCATGCCGGACAGGAGGCTTTCAAAATGTCGGGCAAATACAATGAGAATGCTTCTCTTAACGTAGCGAAGAATGTACCTGGATTCGATATTGTATTGATGGGACACGATCATGCCCGCGAATGTAAGAAGGTGATGAATGTAGCCGGAGATTCGGTGTTGATTATCGATCCGGCCAGCAATGGAATTGTATTGTCTAATGTCGATGTGACCTTGAAACTGAAAGATGGAAAGGTGCAGAGCAAGGACGTCAAAGGGGAGTTGACAGAAACGGAAGCTTACGGAATCAGCGAGGATTTCATGAAGCGTTTTGCTCCGCAATATGAGACGGTGCAGAAGTTTGTATCCAAGAAGATCGGCACTTTTACCGAGAGTATCTCTACTCATCCTGCTTTCTTCGGTCCTTCTGCTTTTATTGATTTGATACATACTTTACAGCTCGATATAACCGGAGCTGACATCTCTTTTGCCGCTCCGCTTTCGTTTGATGCGGAGATAAAGAAAGGGGATGTGTTTGTCAGTGATATGTTCAACTTGTATAAGTATGAGAATATGCTGTATGTGATGACGTTGTCCGGAAAGGAGATTAAGGATTTTCTGGAGATGTCTTATTATATGTGGACGAACCAGATGAAGTCACCGGAAGATCATCTGCTCTGGTTCAAGAAGAAACCTCGGGAAGGTGCGGAAGACAGGGCTTCTTTCCAGAACTTCAGTTTTAATTTCGACTCGGCTTCCGGCATTATTTATACGGTGGACGTGACAAAACCGAAGGGAGAAAAGATTACGATTACGAGCATGGCGGACGGTTCTCCTTTCCGTATGGATAAGATATATAAAGTGGCCTTAAATTCTTATCGTGGTAATGGTGGTGGAGAACTGTTGACGAAAGGATCGGGTATTCCGCAGGAGGATTTGAAGGACCGCATAATTTTCTCTACAGATAAAGATCTTCGTTTCTATTTGATGAATTATATCGAAAAGAAAGGTACGATGAACCCCAAAGCCCTGAATCAGTGGAAGTTTGTTCCGGAGAAATGGACAGTGCCGGCTGCCCAACGTGATTCTGTATATTTATTCCGGTCTGTTCAATAA
- a CDS encoding helix-turn-helix domain-containing protein, whose protein sequence is MYIQNVPKVGISSVVHSKHIDSDNIDVVDNDIALFDTESVISLYNGPTKLEVLTVGLCLEGTGTFNISLREFQLFPGLMVIALPNQIVEQRCFSSDFKAIFFAVSKNLLETLPKISNVLSLFFYLKDYPCFNLTPQEQETVKEYHAFIRKRLKNKEALYRKEVVMGLMQGFFFELCNIFTNHAPANATTMKNKSRKEYIFERFYESLVESYQSERSVKFYADQLCLTPKHLSGVVKEVSGKTVGEWIDELVILEAKALLNSSSMNIQEIADRLNFANQSFFGKYFKHYTGMSPKGYRKSR, encoded by the coding sequence ATGTATATTCAAAATGTTCCCAAAGTAGGTATTTCTTCGGTAGTTCATTCTAAACATATAGATTCTGACAACATTGATGTTGTTGATAACGATATAGCGCTCTTCGATACGGAGAGCGTTATATCGTTGTATAATGGACCGACTAAACTGGAGGTGTTGACGGTAGGTCTTTGCCTGGAAGGTACTGGTACTTTTAATATTAGTTTACGTGAGTTTCAACTGTTCCCCGGATTAATGGTGATCGCGCTGCCTAATCAGATTGTCGAACAGCGGTGTTTCAGTTCCGACTTTAAAGCGATATTCTTTGCTGTGTCGAAGAACTTGTTAGAGACATTGCCTAAGATCAGTAATGTGCTTTCCTTATTCTTTTATCTGAAAGATTACCCGTGTTTCAATCTTACACCGCAGGAGCAGGAGACTGTGAAGGAATATCATGCATTTATCAGAAAACGATTGAAGAATAAGGAGGCTTTATATCGTAAAGAAGTGGTAATGGGCTTGATGCAAGGGTTCTTTTTTGAACTTTGTAATATCTTTACCAATCATGCGCCAGCCAATGCTACTACCATGAAAAATAAAAGCCGGAAAGAATATATTTTCGAACGTTTTTATGAGTCTTTAGTGGAGTCTTACCAGTCTGAACGGAGCGTGAAATTCTATGCTGACCAGTTGTGTCTGACGCCGAAGCATCTTTCGGGAGTAGTGAAAGAGGTCAGCGGAAAAACGGTGGGAGAGTGGATCGACGAACTGGTGATTCTGGAAGCAAAAGCACTTCTGAATTCTTCAAGCATGAATATTCAGGAAATTGCCGATCGGCTGAATTTTGCTAACCAGTCGTTCTTTGGAAAGTATTTCAAGCATTACACCGGTATGTCTCCTAAAGGATACCGGAAAAGCCGCTAA
- a CDS encoding Crp/Fnr family transcriptional regulator, whose amino-acid sequence MDTLLRETVNAVVNSRFPEMSIEGRRQIESILIREEFPKGAIALNEGEVAHEIVFVGKGMLRQYYYKNGKDVTEHFSYEGCIVMCIESFLKQVPTRLIVETLEPSIIYLFPRDMIQKLAKENWEINMFYQKILEYSLIVSQIKADSWRFESARERYNLLLETHPEIIKRAPLAYIASYLLMTPETLSRVRSGVL is encoded by the coding sequence ATGGATACATTATTAAGAGAGACTGTAAATGCTGTTGTAAATTCCCGCTTTCCGGAAATGAGTATAGAAGGAAGACGACAGATAGAAAGTATACTGATTCGTGAAGAATTTCCCAAAGGAGCAATAGCGCTGAATGAAGGAGAAGTAGCTCATGAAATCGTATTTGTCGGCAAAGGGATGCTTAGGCAGTACTATTACAAGAATGGGAAAGACGTGACCGAACATTTCTCATACGAAGGATGTATCGTGATGTGCATTGAGAGTTTTCTGAAACAAGTACCCACCCGGCTAATCGTGGAAACCCTCGAACCTTCCATTATCTACCTGTTCCCTCGCGACATGATACAAAAATTGGCAAAAGAGAACTGGGAAATCAATATGTTCTACCAAAAGATACTGGAATACTCCTTGATTGTGTCACAGATTAAAGCAGACTCCTGGCGCTTTGAATCCGCCCGCGAACGCTATAACCTCCTGCTCGAAACACATCCGGAAATTATCAAACGTGCACCTCTGGCATACATCGCCTCTTATCTTTTGATGACACCGGAGACACTAAGCCGTGTGCGCTCCGGTGTTCTATGA